A DNA window from Nycticebus coucang isolate mNycCou1 chromosome 1, mNycCou1.pri, whole genome shotgun sequence contains the following coding sequences:
- the LOC128589804 gene encoding translation initiation factor IF-2-like — protein MCALSGLPGKSESCCTSSFYYQVCESMCALSGLPGKSESCCTSSFYHQACESMCALSGLPGKSESCCTSSFYHQVCESMCALSGSLGSQRATALPHSTTRRVSPCAPSPASLGSQRAAALPHSTTRRVSPCAPSPASLGSQRAAALPHSTTRRVSPCAPSPASLGSQRAAALPHSTTRRVSPCAPSPASLGSQRAAALPHSTTRRVSPCAPSPAPWEVRELLHFLILPPGV, from the exons ATGTGCGCCCTCTCCGGCCTCCCTGGGAAGTCAGAGAGCTGCTGCACTTCCTCATTCTACTACCAGGTGTGTGAGTCCATGTGCGCCCTCTCCGGCCTCCCTGGGAAGTCAGAGAGCTGCTGCACTTCCTCATTCTACCACCAGGCGTGTGAGTCCATGTGCGCCCTCTCCGGCCTCCCTGGGAAGTCAGAGAGCTGCTGCACTTCCTCATTCTACCACCAGGTGTGTGAGTCCATGTGCGCCCTCTCCGGCTCCCTGGGAAGTCAGAGAGCTACTGCACTTCCTCATTCTACCACCAGGCGTGTGAGTCCATGTGCGCCCTCTCCGGCCTCCCTGGGAAGTCAGAGAGCTGCTGCACTTCCTCATTCTACCACCAGGCGTGTGAGTCCATGTGCGCCCTCTCCGGCCTCCCTGGGAAGTCAGAGAGCTGCTGCACTTCCTCATTCTACCACCAGGCGTGTGAGTCCATGTGCGCCCTCTCCGGCCTCCCTGGGAAGTCAGAGAGCTGCTGCACTTCCTCATTCTACCACCAGGCGTGTGAGTCCATGTGCGCCCTCTCCAGCCTCCCTGGGAAGTCAGAGAGCTGCTGCACTTCCTCATTCTACCACCAGGCGTGTGAGTCCATGTGCGCCCTCTCCGGCTCCCTGGGAAGTCAGAGAGCTGCTGCACTTCCTCATTCTACCACCAG GCGTGTGA